One genomic segment of Gemmatimonadaceae bacterium includes these proteins:
- a CDS encoding cytochrome C oxidase subunit IV family protein: MEHDTPHTDPTAHPAEAHAEHHHPGWSTYWKVATILTVITIGEVWMYYIPAVVASRAFVPLLLVLSALKFGIVVMFYMHLKYDHKLFRALFTGPLFIAALTLISLLFLFGQLVAKLGH; the protein is encoded by the coding sequence ATGGAACACGATACGCCGCACACCGATCCCACTGCGCATCCGGCTGAGGCGCACGCCGAGCATCACCATCCGGGGTGGTCGACTTACTGGAAGGTGGCGACCATCCTCACGGTCATCACGATCGGCGAAGTCTGGATGTACTACATACCGGCCGTTGTAGCGTCGCGCGCTTTCGTTCCGCTCTTGCTCGTGCTCTCGGCACTCAAATTCGGGATCGTCGTGATGTTCTACATGCACCTCAAGTACGACCACAAGCTGTTCCGAGCGCTGTTCACAGGACCCCTCTTCATCGCCGCGCTGACGCTGATTTCGCTGCTGTTCCTCTTCGGACAGCTGGTGGCAAAGCTGGGCCACTAG